A window of Rosa rugosa chromosome 7, drRosRugo1.1, whole genome shotgun sequence genomic DNA:
ACCAACAAACACATTCCTCATTTAACACAAAGCTCTATTGCGAAAACTTACAATCATAGTATCTCTTCTCAAGCCTCTTGTACCCAATGGCCTGAGCCACATCAATGGGGCGGCCCGGCGGGTACGGCCTCTGCTGGAACCCCCAAAGCCCGAAAAAGAACTGCCTTGCAAAATCCCAGAACTTATCATCAGACTCCTTCTTCGTCTTAATCGCCTTCCTCGGCATGGGCCTCCCGTCCGGCCCAATAACATTCGGCACAGCCTGCCACAGCTTCTTGTCCTCACTCCTGTACGGCCTCTCGTTCTCCTTCAGCTCCATTTCATTGATCTTATCGGCAATCTGCTCGGCCCGGGTCAAGAACTTGATTACCGGGCTGGCCCGAAACTCCTCCCAGAACTTCTCGTTCTCTCTAATCTCCTCCTCAGTCGGGTTTTCCTTCTTCTCCAGAATCGGGTCGGAGTCTAGAATCTTGTCCACTTCTGGAGTGTGTCTGTAATCGGGTAGGTTCCCGCATTCCCAGAAGAACTGCTCCAGCATCTGGGTGTAGTGCCCGGGCTTCTCCGGCTCGGGTTCGGATTTCGGGTCGGGTTTTTTGGGGGATTTGAAGGGGTTTGAGAGGCTGAGGGAGGCGAATTGGGGGGTGGGGGTTGGGGTTTTGGGGAAGAATGAGTCGGCGAGGGAGAGAAGGTTGATGGGTGGGAGTGGGTTTGGGGGTTTTCGGAACCAGCCCTCAAAAGGGTTGAAGTTGATGGAAGCCATTGGAGGAAAGTCGAGAGCTTTGAAGCTCTGGTTTTTGGCAAGGTTGGAAATGGAGACTGGGTTTTGACTGATACTGAGAGTGAGAGACTAGAAGCACCTGGGGAGGATCAGTCTGATTTGGGCCTTTGATTGGGCCTAGGCTGATCTTAAGAATAGTTCAACGAGTCACATATAGCCTGCCTTACAATCCATTTGATTGGGCCTAAACCGTTCactatctctttcttcttgctttcaagtttcaacttcTTACGCGCCAGCCTTGGGGTTTGTTAATTATGCAAGTTCCAGTccccccattttttttttctttcctcttccTCAATATGTATAATGTATTCCTTGAACTTATATAGCACGGTTTTGTGAGTGTGACTATTCAGCATCTCTGATTTTTCTTTTATAGGGCTTAATTTCTTGACATCCGTCGCTTTCGGTCAATACTCTTCAATCACTGAAATTTCCTAGCCTTCGGTCTTCTCTTAACTTGTGCACATTAGTCAAGCTAGTTAATTTGTGGAAAAATTGGGAAAGACTTGAAAGTCAAGCAATCTCATGAATGCTTTTCCACGATATTAAACTCACCATATCTATGCAGAATCTCAAAATTCCCTGGCTTCTCTAAAAGATTATACTGAATGCACACCTGAAGCAATTTCACAATTATATGTCTTAACCAAAGGATTCGATATTACTTTATCGAATTACTACTACTATTTGACTCTGATAAACTGAGGCAACTTTCATGCTTTTTCTAACATAATTGGCTCTTACGTACACATGCAACTTAATTAGAGTTTCGTTGGTGAGTATGCAAAATAAAGAAGGAAATtgcatatgatttttttttttttttttttgtctttgtcttTGCTAGTACACATGAGAGATCCTCAGCATGAGGTTTGTTAGCAGCAACTAATCATGCTATCATAGAGATCGAAATAGAATCCCGGTGGAGGCTTTTTAGGTGTTGCGATTGGAGATGAGTATGAGGTTGATTTTTTGGTGTTGAACTTCAAGTTTAAATATATTGTTATATGCTTGGTGTCATTAGCAGAAGCTACgttttgatttatttattttttgtttgctgTATTTGCCACAAATATCTTGGAGACTATTTTGAGCTTCCATATCAACATCTACTGAATTAAAGTAGGAAAGCAACTTTCAATAAAACAGCCTTTACAGATGGAGAAGACTTCACAGTCAAGCAACCACAAATCTCATGGAACCCTTTTTCCACGGTACCATTTCTATTACCAAAATACCATCACCTCTCTTAGCGTATAAGAAGGGGTATTCACAACTCACCTCATCTTTTTTAAACGGATGACATAGCTCAAATTACAGACCATCAAAAACCAATTGATATATGAATATTCTACTGACCCCATAACTTATCTCATCTCATTCCTTAATCATGCATCTaccttgccaaaaaaaaagttacaaaaaGATGCAATTTCGACATTTGAAATATATGTAGCCTCCAACTTAGTTCCATGGTCTATCTAAATATTAGAATTTTCAACACCTTccaacccagaaattcaaaagCAACATCTGAACCCAGAGCCCACAGTGTGACTGCGACTCTCATGGTCAGTATCATATacatttaattttttctttttctttttattttttattttttttatttttatttttttttgtggttacaAATCTCCTGGAGTTTCCAATTCCACCTTATAAAAGCCACTAACCATTAAGAGTTCTTCACCTAACCAAGACGCCTCTAAAAAGCTAATCCAGAATGAAAACTTGGCTACATTTCTTCCTTCTCTTAGTCACACTCTGGGTtagtatcatcatcatcatccctcTAGTTCATAGCAAGTGTATTCCAGACCAGCAACAATCATTGCTCGATTTCAAGAGCAACCTTTTATTCAATTCCTCTCTTTCCTCCAAGCTTATTACCTGGAACTCAAGTACCGATTGCTGCTCTTGGGTCGGAGTTACTTGCAGCACCAATGGCCGTGTTCTGGGTATTGACCTCAGCAGTGAGTCAATCTCAGGTGGCATTGACAATTCCAGCAGTCTCTTCCatcttcaaaatcttcaaagcCTCAATTTGGCCTACAACGAACTTGGCAACGGCTCTCAATCAATTCCTTCTGCAGTCGGGCAGCTCATGAATTTGAGGTATCTAAATTTATCTGCCAATGCTTATTCAGGGCAAATCCCGATTGAGATTTCACGCTTGAGGAGGTTGGCAGTTCTTGACATTTCTTATAATTCTTTCACGCTTGAGGATATTTTTGAGTTCCTTGAGATCTCAAATTTACACAAGCTGGTAGAGAACCTCACAGAGCTTAGAGAGTTGTATCTTGATTATGTCCAAATATCAGCAGAGGGGAGTGAGTGGTGCCAAGCCATATCATCTTCCCTTCCCAACCTCAGGGTGTTGAGCTTGTCCTATTGTAATCTTTCAGGCCCTTTTCACGAGTCTCTTGCTGACCTCCGATCTCTCTCCGTGATTCAATTGAGATTGAACAATATCTCTGCTCCAGTTCCAGCATTCTTTGCCAACTTTTCAAACTTGACATCCTTGATTCTCAATGATTGTAATTTGCAAGGAACATTTCCGAAAGAGATCTTTCAATTACCTTCTCTTCGTGAGATTCGCCTTTCGGAAAATGAAGAACTTGATGGTTCCTTGCCAGAATTTCCAAAGAATGGATCTCTTCAATACCTGGATCTACACTACACTAATTTTTCAGGGGCATTACCAAACTCTATTGGCAACCTCAAAATGTTGTCCACAGTTGATATTTCAGACTGTAATTTCACGGGATCAATCCCCAAGTCAATGACAAACCTTACACAATTGGTTTCTTTGTCGATGTATGGAAACAAGTTTGAAGGTTTAATTCCATCATTCAGTGGGGCCAAGAATCTAGAAGAAATAGAGCTCTCTTCAAATGGTCTGACAGGTAATATTAATTGCATCCACTGGAAAAACCTTACTAATCTATCCTATCTCGACTTAGCTGGCAACATGCTCGATGGGAATATTCCATCAGCTCTGTTTTCTCTTCCCTTGCTAGATAATATAGATCTTTCCGACAACCAATTCTCTGGTCATTTTCCTGAAATTTCTAATCTCTCATCCTACTCTGTCAATGTCCTTGATTTGAGAGGAAACAATCTGGAAGGGCCAATACCCATGTCTATCTTTAATTTACGGAGCCTTACTTATCTTTATCTTTCTTCAAATAATTTCAGTGGCTCGTTTCCTCTAGATGGTCTTCAACATCTGAGAAATCTTTCTATTCTTGATCTTTCACACAATAGCTTGCTTCTTAGCCATGATGCTACCAATTTCTCATATTCCTACTTTCCTCAGTTTGAATATTTGGGGTTGGCTTCATCAAACTTGAGAACATTCCCTGATTTCTTGAGAAATCAATCTGAATTACAGTCGTTGGATCTTTCAGATAACCAGATACAGGGAAAGATACCCAACTGGATTTGGAGGTTCAGAGATCTCAATTACCTAAATCTTTCGTGTAACTCTCTAGAAACTCTAGAAGGTCATACAATCAATCTCACTTCTATGGAACTCCTTGACCTTCATTCCAACAAGCTTCATGGGGAAATCCCAATTTCATCGTCAACTAACATGTATTATCTGGATTACTCAAGGAACAACTTCAGCTCTACCATACCAACTACCATTGGAGATATGCTTCTTCAAACCAGTTTCTTCTATGTTTCAAGCAACAACCTTCAGGGGATAATTCCTGGATCAATATGCAATTCACTTTACCTTGAGGTTCTTGATCTATCCAATAATTCCTTAAGTGGCACGGTCCCTCACTGCCTGACTACAATGAGCACTCTTTCAGTACTTAATTTAAGGAGAAACAATCTTAGAAATGTAGACATGTTGTCTCACAATTGCAGTTTGCATACTCTAGACATCAGTGAAAATCAGATACAAAGTCAGTTTCTAAAATCACTCGTCAATTGCCCTCAATTACAAGTTCTGAACCTTGGAAAGAATCAAATAACAGGTCCATTTCCATGCTTTTTGAAGGACATATCCACCTTGCGTGTCCTTATCTTGAGATCCAATAAATTTTATGGAGGTATTGGTTGTCCCAAGAATAATGGCACTTGGCCAATGCTTCAAATCATAGACCTAGCTCACAACAATTTTAGTGGAAAT
This region includes:
- the LOC133722764 gene encoding receptor-like protein 7, which codes for MKTWLHFFLLLVTLWVSIIIIIPLVHSKCIPDQQQSLLDFKSNLLFNSSLSSKLITWNSSTDCCSWVGVTCSTNGRVLGIDLSSESISGGIDNSSSLFHLQNLQSLNLAYNELGNGSQSIPSAVGQLMNLRYLNLSANAYSGQIPIEISRLRRLAVLDISYNSFTLEDIFEFLEISNLHKLVENLTELRELYLDYVQISAEGSEWCQAISSSLPNLRVLSLSYCNLSGPFHESLADLRSLSVIQLRLNNISAPVPAFFANFSNLTSLILNDCNLQGTFPKEIFQLPSLREIRLSENEELDGSLPEFPKNGSLQYLDLHYTNFSGALPNSIGNLKMLSTVDISDCNFTGSIPKSMTNLTQLVSLSMYGNKFEGLIPSFSGAKNLEEIELSSNGLTGNINCIHWKNLTNLSYLDLAGNMLDGNIPSALFSLPLLDNIDLSDNQFSGHFPEISNLSSYSVNVLDLRGNNLEGPIPMSIFNLRSLTYLYLSSNNFSGSFPLDGLQHLRNLSILDLSHNSLLLSHDATNFSYSYFPQFEYLGLASSNLRTFPDFLRNQSELQSLDLSDNQIQGKIPNWIWRFRDLNYLNLSCNSLETLEGHTINLTSMELLDLHSNKLHGEIPISSSTNMYYLDYSRNNFSSTIPTTIGDMLLQTSFFYVSSNNLQGIIPGSICNSLYLEVLDLSNNSLSGTVPHCLTTMSTLSVLNLRRNNLRNVDMLSHNCSLHTLDISENQIQSQFLKSLVNCPQLQVLNLGKNQITGPFPCFLKDISTLRVLILRSNKFYGGIGCPKNNGTWPMLQIIDLAHNNFSGNVPGKALTTWQAMMANEDDAPSKLNHLQFQDNNGRGIYYQDTITVTTKGLEIELVKILTVFTSIDFSCNKFNGSIPYEIGELKSLHILNLSNNAFTGAIPPSLSNLSQLESLDLSQNNLSGQIPPQLTKLTFLSFLNLSHNQLVGRIPSINQFPTFSKSSFEGNKDLFGPPLTEENRTRLSHPATKRSHPSSGDEIDWNIVIVEIGFTCGFGIVVGSLLFWKRWRIWYYSSMYRILVKIFPQLEHRFGHHRRHAFIGERYWRR